GGTTTTGGAAAGCTTTTTTCAGGTAAAAGTTCTGAAGAGGAAGACTTTATAAAGCGGGTACAACTGTTTTGCGATCTATCCCGACGTGAACGGGTGAAAGTGCAGCGACTTATGCACTTCAGGGTATATGAAGAGGGGGAGTATATTTTTCACAAAGGTCAGCCCGGCGCGGCTTTCTATGTAATCCGAACCGGGCACGTGCAGATTGTCACACCCGCTTCACCGCCCATTATACTTGCGGAAGTATCACCTGGCGAAGTGATTGGTGAATTGGCTATACTGGATGAAACACCCCGGTCCGCAAGTGCCCTCACCTCGGAAAAGACGGAAACCCTGGCCATTTTCAAAGGTGATTTTGATGCCTTTATGCTCAGTGAGCCGGTCATTGCAGCCAAAATATACCGCAGGCTTGCCATTATTATTGGAAACAGACTGAAAACCACCAATGCCCTGCTTCAGACTCAAACTGAAAAGAGCGCAGAAAAGACAATGTGATGCGTAATCCGCAAAGCGATACCGAAGTTAAGCGCAGAACACGTACTTATGTACTTGTAAGCAGCATCGTTTTTCTGCTCACAACCGGTTACGTGCTTTGGTCAATCCGCCCGTTGTTGCTGCCCGTCGTTTTCGGTGCATTGCTGGCTTATGTGAGTCAGCCTGTTGTTGCGCTCTTAATTCGTAGGGGATTTCCCAAATTACTCAGCGTGCTGCTGTTTGTTACCTTCTTTATCACGCTGCTTTTTTATGCCTTCGTTTTTGTAAAGAATCAGATTCCCGACAGAGATGAACAGGCGGAACTGCGTACCGTTGCGATGTATCAGCTTAACGAGCGCTACGAAAGCCTCATTGAAACTTCCGAACAGAACACCACTTTTGCCTTTGGCCTTCGCTTCCTCATGCAGGAAACGCATCCGCTGATTGATAACCTCAACTTTTTTCTGGCCCTCGAGCCGGAAGAACAGCGATCTTTTGAAGCCCGAATGGATAGCCTGAAGCACACAAGTCCCCGCTATGGGCGCATGCTTCAGTATCATCGTGAAAACCAGAATCTGAGATTATACACCAGCGATCTCTCCCTTTCAGAAGCTATTCTTACCGGTCAGCGCACCATTAACACGCGTGAACCCGCAGATCAGGAGCGGGAAGGCGGTTCAACCCTGCTGCTTATCTTTGGCTTCTTTTCCACCTGGCTCATTATGCCGGTTATTTTCTTTTTTCTTTTGCTGGATGAAGGTCGCTTCAGGCGCAAACTCATCTCAATGGTACCCAACATTTTCTTTGAAACAGCCCTGACATCCTTATATAACGTTGACAAAGCAATCGGCTCTTACCTGCGGGGCACGCTGCTCGAAAGCCTGGCTGTATTCACTGCATTTCTGATATTACTAAGCCTCATAGGCTTCAACTTCACGGTTTCAGTCCTAATAGGAATTGTAGCAGCTGTGGCAAATATCATCCCGTTTATTGGCCCGGCCGTAGGGATTATTCTGGTGATAGCATATGCGCTTATCATTGATGAAATCAATAGCATTCTTCCATTTATCAATACCGCAAATCTGGTTTACTTTGCGGGCTTAGCCGCCATTTTGATTCAGGTGTTGGATAACATGCTGCTCAAACCGCTCATTTTGGGCGGAGCGACAGACCTGCATCCGATTCTTGTTTTTTTCGTCGTAGTTGCCGGCGGTGTAATGTTCGGTTTCTGGGGTGTACTTTTTTCGATTCCGGTAATTGTAATCATTAAAGTAAGTGCTACAACCATCCATGAACGGCTTTTGCTGTATCAGATCATCCGGCTTTAGAACAAATTTAAAAAAATGCCGTAACTGCAAACCTTGAGACGATAAACGTCTCATATTAAACAAGCACTAACACTAAATTGTGCGAAAAATATGCAGTATAACAGCTTAAATTTACACAAGAATTAAAGTTTGCCTATCTTACACAGATAGACCAATCTGAAATCAACCGCTTTTAATAAACCCCAAAATCCTTACAAGCATGCATTTAAAACTCGTTTCAGCCTGTGCATTAACATTCATCATCATATTTACCACCTCGTTGAATGTAAACGCTCAACCTATTCTAAATGATAATGATGAGCTCCTGAATGAAGCACGCTTTATGCTTGGTATCAGCAGCATGGACTTCACATTCAGAGACAGAGACCTGATGACCATTGCCGGTGAAAACGACTTCACCTATCAGTTCAATGGTGACGTTTACACCGCATACATCGGAAGCGGAAAGTTTACGGGCCTAAGCGTTTCATTCGGAACCAACACTGAGTCATTTTTTTCATCTGCGCTTGCCGACTCTCTGCTTGAATTCGGTCCGGAGAATGCGATCGCAAATGAGGCTGATGTCCGCTTTCTGAACGTCAGGGCAAGCCTTGGGGGCAATAGTCAGCTCTGGCAGAACATCATGCGTCAGGATCTCAACCTGTATCTGCCAATAAGGGTACACTTAAACTATTTCAACGTGTATTATGATACTGCCAATGAACTCAAGGATATCTTCAACGCCGCATTTCAGCAGGATTTCAGACCACTCAATAAGCTTGAGGCATCTTTCAACATCGGTCTTGGCGTAAACTACAGAACCGACCGCTTTTTCCCGCTGCTACAGGACAGACTTTTATTTGATCTGCACTTTACCAGAGGTTTAGGAGCAAATATACAGTACACCGATGGCGACATGTTTTACGGCGGCGCCCGTCATGATGAAGTAAATGCCTCCGTGCATTTCCTGCGCATCTTAGGACAAACCTCACTTGTTACAGGATTTCGACATATTCAAACCCGTTCAAACCAGGACGGTTTCGACGATTTCTTCGCGATGCTTAATGATCCGGACATCTTTGAATCGTCTCATTCCTCCCTGATGTTTTTTGTAGGTATTAAGTTTTAAGCATGTGAATAAATCTGCCAAAGATACCCTCCATATTGTCCGGATAAGCCTCAGGGGCTTATCCGGATGCTTTTTTTAGACCGCGCTGCAACCTCCTGAAATATTTATGGTTAGCTTCGGCTAACATTTCACGCCCAAAGTAACACCGCCATGAAACCCTTCCGCCCTCCCTTCCTGCTGCTTCCCCTCGTAATTCTTTTCTTTTTACCGTTTGTTGCAAACGGGCAACAATATGTACAAACACTTCCTAAACCAGCAGATACGGAGCAAACTTCGATCCGGGCACTTACAGATGCTGTACGCGCCGCAAACGGGGACTATTATCTCGTAGATCGAAGGAATTCAACAATTTCGATACTTGATCCAAATGGTGATTTGATCGAAGTGATTAATGGTTTCGTAGGACCGGCCGGCACCATTCAGCTTCGCAGCCCGCTTCGTATTGCAACCGGCCCCAATAACAGGCTTTACATCGCAGATGACAGGAACAATGAAATCTATGTTATTGAGGATTTACAGTACCTGCGTACCATCGGTGAATCAGGGCGTATGCCAGGACAGTTCAGCAGGATACGCGATATTGCCGTTGACAGCGACAATTACCTGTATGTGCTTGATGAAAGGGCCAATCGTGTGGATATTTTTGATGATCAGGGCCGCTTTGTAAACTGGATAGGAGGGCCTGAACGGGGTGAACCCAGGTTATTTGGGGATTTGCGCGGTATTGGTATTAATGGGGCTAATCAGCTTTATGTACTTGAAAACAACCCTGCAAGCCTGCATATTTTTTCCGATTCCGGTAAGCACATTCGCACGTTCCACAGCTTAGGTAGTGCAGGCAGTACGATTGAAAACGGACGCTCGCTTACCGTTTTCCAAAATGGTGATTTTTCCGTCCTTGATGGTGATAACGGCACCTTCAGCACCTTCAGCAAAAACGGAGAATTCATACAGCGTACCGGCCGTAGTGCACGCATGAGCTCCCCCGGTATTTTCCGTGATCCGCTGATTCTGCGTGCCTCTATTGAAAGTCCCAATACCTTACTGGTCATTGACGCCGGCGACAATAATGTGCAGGAATACGTGTACAGTTTTCAGCCGGAAGATTTCAGCAGGACCGAAAAAATACAGCTCGAGCACTTAACAGAAAGCATTCCAGCATTTTCAGATGCCGTTTTTGCACCCAATGGCGTGATGTATTACATACCGGATGGCAGTCAAAGTGAAGTTGTAGCGCTTGATCTGAATTACGGGGAAGTACGTTTCCGGTTGCCCGCCCAGCGTGCACACCGGCTCGCGACCGACAATAACAGCCGCGTATATATAGTCGATCAACACCGCAGGTCAAACGAAATCAATATCTTTAGTAGTGCCGGCGTGCTTGAACTGAGCCTGGGTCAGGATATTGCCAACCCCCTGCAAAGTCCTGAAGCCATTACTGTTAAAAGTGACGGCACCATCATCGTAGCGGACGCTTCACACCCGCGCCTTCATCAATGGGCGGCAAACGGAGAGTACCTCGGTGACGAAATTTCTCTCCGCCAACTCGACCATCGAAATATTTCGATTATACGCACTGACAGCCGGGATAACATTTACCTGCTCGATGGTTCTGAAAACGAAATCTACCGCCTCAATGCGGCAGGCATGCTCACCGATCCGCAACCGCTAACGGTATCCGGATACAATCCGGAGCGGGGAAATGCTGAAATAAGCTGGTTCGATATAGATTTGTCTGATCAGCTCCACTTATTCAATAATGAAACACTGCAATACTATTTATTTGAGTGGGAACCCAGTATTCAGTCCATCAATACCCCAAATCTGCTCTTCAAATTTGGCAGATCCGGGGAGAACGAGCTTGATTTCATGCGCACTGGTGCCGTAGCACTGAATCCGCATCAGCTCACAGCTCATGTAATGAACAATCGCGGCCGGGAAGTAAAGTCCATCGGCATCACCATAAGGCCGCCCAAACCTGACCTCGACTCCTTTGTTTTTTCGGTTGATGAGGAGGGCTTTTTGCACATTCGCCCTAAGGATGGCTTCGACGGGGTAACAAGCAGCTTCAGTTTAGCCATAGAAAACCTCGAAAACGGCGAGCTCGAAATCATAAGTTCGGATAATCAGACGATTTCCGTGAATTACGCAGATCAGCGCAATGAACTGCTAAATTTTCGGATTATGGGTGCAAGTGCGGGAAACCTGAGTGAACCCAGTGAAGCATTTCAGGACTACATTGGCTACGGCCGATATCTCGCTTCTCAGGAATTATTCATACACGCCCTCGAACAGTACGGACGTGCGCCCGGCTACTACTCCAATACTGACCCTGAAATGGTCAACTTTATTGCGCGGCAGTATATCAACTGGGGTCAGACGCTCACAAACCGCGGGGAAGCCTACCTTACTACGCTCATTTTACGGAATGCCAGCACGCTTATTGATGAGCGTGATCCCCTCACAAGAGATATCAGCGAAGTCCTCATTACGCTGTATAATACACTGGGACGCCGGGGCGCTTATGATGTACTCATAGAAAGCACCGATAATTTATTGGGTATCACATCACCTTCAATCGTTGATGAAGTAAGCCGTACAATAGGTCAGGTAGCTGCAGGGATGGCACGTACCGGTGTTGAACAGCGCATTCTGCAAAGCATTGAAATCTACAACCGCATGCTTGAGTGGGCCGATCAGCCTGACTGGGCGCTCAGCGGGCTTGCAGCTTCTCAGCTCAGTTACTTTGAACTGCTCGAACGTACAAATGCCCCGCATCACCTCAGCAGTTTGCGCATAAACCGCGCACAGCAAGCGGTGGAGGAAGCACTTGAAAAGATTCGTTTGGTTAATAACCTCTACAACGAAACCCGCATACTCCAACTTCGCATCCTGAATTATCAGGGGCAGCACGATCAGGTCATGGAGATCGCAGAACAGGAGCTTACCGATCAGATACCGGGCATGGATCAGCGTTTCGAACGCCTCTACCGATTACATGGCGGCAAGGCTATGCTTGCGGCCGGTGAATACAATCGGGCTATCTTCAATTTCACAGAGTTGCTTCAGCTGGATCAGGGGGATACAGATGTTCAGCTCATGCTTGCGGATGCTTATTTCAGGGATGGGCGCTATGCGGAAGCACAGGGTATTTACCGGCAGTTACAGCTCCGCAACCCGGATGAAGCCCTCTATCAGGGGCTGACAGGCCGTACCGAATTCGCTCTTGGTAACTACGCGGAAGCCTCCTTTCAGCTTGAGCAGGCCATTCGCGCCAACCCCGATATCAACTGGTTCTACGGAGAACTCGCCCGTGCATTCTTTATGGACGGCAAATACACCGAAGCATTAGCCTACTTTGAGCTTAGCGTGAGTGAAACCACAAACCGGCTCTCAGCTGCGCGGCAGCGTCAGCTTCCACAGCAGGCGCAAGCTGAAATACGCAGCGAACTGGAAACCTACCTTTTTGAACAAGGCGTGGCAGCTTCCCGTATTCGGGATTATGAAACAGCACAACAGGCCCTTCAAAGTCTGGTTGAGCTCACCCCCTCAAACGCGCAGTACTGGTTCGAACTGGGCAATGTATTCGTCAACACCGGGCTCGTTTATCAGGCTGAAAATGCTTTTTCACGGGCGCTTTCCATCGAATCTCAAAATGAAACCTACCGCAATGCTTTTAATCAGGCCCGTGAACGCAGCGACGAGTATGCCACAAATCAGCCGGCTGCTCGAATCCTGAGCGTGAACGTGAACCCTGTTTTCCCTTCCGTTTACCGGAATTATACGGACGCACAGTCGATCGGTGAGGTCGTAATCGAAAATAATACGGCTTCCGTAATCACCAATGCCCGGCTCGAGGTTTCATTCAGCCGCTTTGCTGCCGAAAGTTACTTCATTGACCTGCCGGTGATGTCACCAAGAAGCAACACTTCCGTACCCTTGTTCATGGCCTTCACCAGCGATATCATGACCAATGTTGAAGACACCAATGCGCAGCTCACGCTTAATCTGTTCTATAACCACCGCGGCGAGTCACTTACAGACGTCAGCAACGCCAATGTAACAATTCACCGCCGCAGCGCCATCAGCTGGCAGGACAAGCGGAGCCTGGCTTCATTCATATCTCCGGGCAGCGAAACCATACGGCAGTTTGTTTCTGAAATCAACAGCAACCTTGAACCACTCTCTGTACTTGACCTGCCGGAAGCCATTCTCATTGGCGCACGCCTGTACAGCACGCTAAACAACAGTGGCTTTGTTTATCAGCGGGATCCCAACATTGAGACAATTCTGGCTACCGGCGTTCTTGATGACATACAGTTCCCTGCTGAAACCCTCACACTCAGAAGCGGCGAATGCGATGACTTTGTTGTTATGTTTTGCAGCCTTTTTGAAGCTCAGGGCATTCGAACAGCCTACATTGATGTACCCGGCCATGTGTTCATGGCATTTGATACCGGTCTGAGTACAGACGAGCTTGATTTTATGGGGATGGATGCATGGAGATTTATTACTTATGAAAACCGTGTTTTCCTGCCTATTGAAACGACTCTGCTCGGGCGCGGAAGCTTTATGCAGGCCTGGGAAAATGCGGCCCTGCGCTGGCAGCAGGAGCGCGAAGCCGGAAACATGCCTCAGATTGTACCCATCGAGCAGGCCCATCGGGTCTATGCCCCTTCTGAGTACGTGCCTACAGATTTCCGGTCACCGCTGGTTTTCAGCGATGATCTGCTGGCCGATTTCAGCTACACGCTGCAGCAGGTCTTCAATAGTTTTAATGCCGGCATGATACAGAATATCGAACAACGCTTAACTGCAGAACCCGAAAATCTTTTTCTCGTAAACCAACTCGGTATTTTGTTAGCTCAAACCGGAGAAACCGACAGAGCAAAAGAGGTTTTTGAAAACGGGCTCGCAATTTTTCCGGAAAGTCCGCAGCTCAACAACAACATGGGAAACCTGTACTTCCAGGAAAGAAACTTCATCAGAGCTGCTGAATTTTATCGCAACAGCACACAGCTAAATGATCAAAATGCTGAGGTGTTTGTAAACCTTGCCCGTTCATTGCTGGAAGCGGGACAGACAGATGCTTCGAGAGACGCCCTCAGACAGGCGCTCCGTCTCGACCAAAATGTACGCAGCCGCTACGATTTCATTTTTAACGAGTTATTCTGATGAATCACAGATTTCTTTATTCTCTTATCACTTCAGCTCTGTTTTCTTTACAGCTGATGAACCCTTGTTTTTCTGAAGCCCGGCAAACGGCTGCCAGCACTGCTCAGCCACAGAGTGAAGCCATTGGTACCCTGGTCTTTTTTCAGGGCCGGGTGATGGTGTTTGTGGAAGACAACTGGCGGCCTGCAACTGTAAATCTACCCCTTACGGCTAACCGCCGTATACAGACCGGTCCCGCTTCGCAAGCTGAAATAGAGTGGCGAACAGGGGATACAACCGTCATTGGGAGCAATGAAACACATAGTCTTGAAACCCTTTATGCCGCGTTTCAGCAGTCATCATCGAGGCAGACGGAAGGTGTTTTTAACCGTTTCCGATCCATGTTTCGCGGACAGATCGACGATTCGCGGCAGGCTGAAGGGGGTATACGCCGCGACCGGGTCGACTTGGAACGTAAGCCAAACCCCGGCGAACTCTATTGGTATCAGGATCCTCAAATCAACATAGCCGACGCCTTTGAAACCTACGAAAGCGGTGACTACCGCAGGGCTCTTATCGAACTCACTCTCTTCACAGAACAACAGCCGCGGAGTCAGCACCTGCGTCAGGCGCTGTTTATGATAGGCCATTGTCAGATTGAGCTTAACAACATTCCGCAGGCACGCGAAACCTTCAACCGGATTATCACCCTGTTTCCCGGCGAACCCATTGCCGGGGAGGCACGTGAAGTTCTTCAGCAGCTGTAGGTAGCGGATGAAATTCTACAAGGCCAACTTCAATATGCAGCTTCCTGCTGGTAAACCCGGCTGGAAGCTGCTCAGTTTTGTAATCATTTGCGTACTATCGCTGCTGATTACACAGGCCTTTTCCTGGGTAAACCAAAACCTTACCCGCTCTCCGCTTACAGCTATTGATCTTGCGATTGATGACCTTGCCCTTCAAATCCGAACCCTGACCTATCAGGACAAACGGGTCAGTCCGAATGATTTTGTTATCATTGATATAGATGACTTCTCGATTTCACAGCTCGGAAGGGTTCAGCTTTGGCCCAGAAAATTCGACGCACAGGTTATCCGGAACATTAGCTCCGGAAAACCTCGCGTAATTCTGCTCGACGCACTCTACACAGAAACAGACGCGCTTCCTGAAGCTTATGTAGGGCTTCTAACCGAAAGAGGCTTTGAACAGGCAAACAGTATTGTTGCGGCAATGAGTACTGACGTCTATTTGACGGAAGCCATCCGGGAAGCCGGAAATGTCATTTTGGGCATGTTTGACACATCCGCGGATTTTCTGGAGGGTGATTCATTCAATGCTGAACTGGCAACACAGCTGCTACCACGTATCTATGGCAGCCGTCAGTTCTCAGGAGGCTACTATCAGCGCAGTGTACCGGTTTTACCTGCCACTGATTTTGCACACAATGCCAAAGCCATGGGCTTGCTCAAAGTGAATCCTGACCCGGATGGCACCGTGCGGCTTTACACCCTGCTTCAGCAAAGCCCGTTTCTGGATGGGGAAACAACAGCATCTCAGGTTCGCCTTCTTCCTTCCTTCATCCTTCCCGCCGCATTAAGCTACCTTGGGCTTACCGATGCTGATGTAGAAGCCCAACATGGGTTGATCCGTCTGGGCAATGTTATGCGGATCCCGGTAAACCAGCGGGCAGAGTTCAGCCTGAACTGGTTGGGGAGCGGTGAAGGCTTCCGGTACATCTCATTTTATAATGTATGGAGCGGACAGGTACCGCTTTCGTTTTTTGAAGATAAAATAGTGTTCGTAGGGAGCAGTGCTGCGGGCCTTGAAGATCTCAAAAACACCCCGGTCAATCAGGTAATGCCCGGGGTGGAAGTACACGCCACAGCTTTGTACAATCTGCTAAATGAGAGCTGGCTCGTCCGTCTCGACGACAGCCATCAGCTTTGGCTTAAAGGCCTGCTGGTATTTTTTTGCAGTGCCCTGTTTTTACTCATCCCGCAATGGCAGGCACTAATAGCCGTACTGATTCTTATTTCGCTGCAATTCTTTGGCTATGTGCTCCTTATCGTACCGGAACTCAAAGTCCTTTTTCCGCTCTCCGGAGTTGTTATCCTAACGATCAGCTCTTTTACGCTTTCACTTGTGTACCGGAATGCGACGGAAGGCCGCGAAAAACGTCAGCTAAAACTTGCCTTTTCTTCTTACGTTTCGCCGCAAATTGTTGAGGAGCTTATTGAAACCGGCAGGGATCCGCAGCTGGGCGGGTCAGAACGTGAGATTTCGGCTTTCTTTAGCGACATTGAATCTTTCTCGCGTATTTCGGAGAAACTCAATGCCCCACAGCTGGTTGAACTGATGAATGAGTACCTCGACGCCATGACCTCCATTATTACCGAGGAGCGCGGTACCCTTGATAAATACATTGGTGACGCCATCGTAGCCTTTTTTGGCGCACCAATTACGGTTGAAGACCATGCCCTGAGGTCTTGTGTATCTGCCTGCAGGATTATGGAAGCTGAAACAGCACTCCGGGAGAAATGGACAGAAACAAAAGCAGACTGGCCACAAGAAATATTCCGGCTGAAAAGCCGGGTTGGCATCAACTCGGGCCTTGCGGTAACCGGCAACATGGGTTCTTCGAAACGATTTAATTATACTATGATGGGGGATACCGTGAACCTTGCAGCCCGTTGCGAAAGCGCGGCAAAACAGTACGGCATACAGGCCATTGTAACCGAATCTACGCGGGATCAGGCGCTAAAGGCTGGCGCTGACTGCAGCTTCCGGAAGCTTGACCGGGTAACGGTTGTTGGACGAACTAAGGCTGTGGAGCTTTACGAGCTTGTGGGATTTCGCGATAAGCTCAGCGATCAGCAACAGCGCTGTATTGCTGCATATGAAAACGGATTTGAAGCCTATTTGAAACAGGAATGGACGACAGCAACGGCGTATTTCACAGAAGCCCTTTCCCTGGAAACAAATACCGCACATAACCCATCGGCAGTCATGATTTCCCGCTGTGAAGCCCTCCGGGTTCAGCCTCCGGATGATGGATGGAACGGCGTATTTAACCTTAAGTCAAAATAAATCAGGACCTGTAGCTTATGACTGATCATAAGAACCCAGCAAGTATGCGGATCGAATTTTTGGGAGTACGGGGCTCGGTACCAACACCGGGTAAACACACACTTTCCTACGGGGGCAATACGTCCTGCGTTTTAATTCAGTTTTCTGACAGCGATCAT
This genomic stretch from Cyclonatronum proteinivorum harbors:
- a CDS encoding cyclic nucleotide-binding domain-containing protein — encoded protein: MALSWSGFGKLFSGKSSEEEDFIKRVQLFCDLSRRERVKVQRLMHFRVYEEGEYIFHKGQPGAAFYVIRTGHVQIVTPASPPIILAEVSPGEVIGELAILDETPRSASALTSEKTETLAIFKGDFDAFMLSEPVIAAKIYRRLAIIIGNRLKTTNALLQTQTEKSAEKTM
- a CDS encoding AI-2E family transporter; translation: MRNPQSDTEVKRRTRTYVLVSSIVFLLTTGYVLWSIRPLLLPVVFGALLAYVSQPVVALLIRRGFPKLLSVLLFVTFFITLLFYAFVFVKNQIPDRDEQAELRTVAMYQLNERYESLIETSEQNTTFAFGLRFLMQETHPLIDNLNFFLALEPEEQRSFEARMDSLKHTSPRYGRMLQYHRENQNLRLYTSDLSLSEAILTGQRTINTREPADQEREGGSTLLLIFGFFSTWLIMPVIFFFLLLDEGRFRRKLISMVPNIFFETALTSLYNVDKAIGSYLRGTLLESLAVFTAFLILLSLIGFNFTVSVLIGIVAAVANIIPFIGPAVGIILVIAYALIIDEINSILPFINTANLVYFAGLAAILIQVLDNMLLKPLILGGATDLHPILVFFVVVAGGVMFGFWGVLFSIPVIVIIKVSATTIHERLLLYQIIRL
- a CDS encoding tetratricopeptide repeat protein; the protein is MKPFRPPFLLLPLVILFFLPFVANGQQYVQTLPKPADTEQTSIRALTDAVRAANGDYYLVDRRNSTISILDPNGDLIEVINGFVGPAGTIQLRSPLRIATGPNNRLYIADDRNNEIYVIEDLQYLRTIGESGRMPGQFSRIRDIAVDSDNYLYVLDERANRVDIFDDQGRFVNWIGGPERGEPRLFGDLRGIGINGANQLYVLENNPASLHIFSDSGKHIRTFHSLGSAGSTIENGRSLTVFQNGDFSVLDGDNGTFSTFSKNGEFIQRTGRSARMSSPGIFRDPLILRASIESPNTLLVIDAGDNNVQEYVYSFQPEDFSRTEKIQLEHLTESIPAFSDAVFAPNGVMYYIPDGSQSEVVALDLNYGEVRFRLPAQRAHRLATDNNSRVYIVDQHRRSNEINIFSSAGVLELSLGQDIANPLQSPEAITVKSDGTIIVADASHPRLHQWAANGEYLGDEISLRQLDHRNISIIRTDSRDNIYLLDGSENEIYRLNAAGMLTDPQPLTVSGYNPERGNAEISWFDIDLSDQLHLFNNETLQYYLFEWEPSIQSINTPNLLFKFGRSGENELDFMRTGAVALNPHQLTAHVMNNRGREVKSIGITIRPPKPDLDSFVFSVDEEGFLHIRPKDGFDGVTSSFSLAIENLENGELEIISSDNQTISVNYADQRNELLNFRIMGASAGNLSEPSEAFQDYIGYGRYLASQELFIHALEQYGRAPGYYSNTDPEMVNFIARQYINWGQTLTNRGEAYLTTLILRNASTLIDERDPLTRDISEVLITLYNTLGRRGAYDVLIESTDNLLGITSPSIVDEVSRTIGQVAAGMARTGVEQRILQSIEIYNRMLEWADQPDWALSGLAASQLSYFELLERTNAPHHLSSLRINRAQQAVEEALEKIRLVNNLYNETRILQLRILNYQGQHDQVMEIAEQELTDQIPGMDQRFERLYRLHGGKAMLAAGEYNRAIFNFTELLQLDQGDTDVQLMLADAYFRDGRYAEAQGIYRQLQLRNPDEALYQGLTGRTEFALGNYAEASFQLEQAIRANPDINWFYGELARAFFMDGKYTEALAYFELSVSETTNRLSAARQRQLPQQAQAEIRSELETYLFEQGVAASRIRDYETAQQALQSLVELTPSNAQYWFELGNVFVNTGLVYQAENAFSRALSIESQNETYRNAFNQARERSDEYATNQPAARILSVNVNPVFPSVYRNYTDAQSIGEVVIENNTASVITNARLEVSFSRFAAESYFIDLPVMSPRSNTSVPLFMAFTSDIMTNVEDTNAQLTLNLFYNHRGESLTDVSNANVTIHRRSAISWQDKRSLASFISPGSETIRQFVSEINSNLEPLSVLDLPEAILIGARLYSTLNNSGFVYQRDPNIETILATGVLDDIQFPAETLTLRSGECDDFVVMFCSLFEAQGIRTAYIDVPGHVFMAFDTGLSTDELDFMGMDAWRFITYENRVFLPIETTLLGRGSFMQAWENAALRWQQEREAGNMPQIVPIEQAHRVYAPSEYVPTDFRSPLVFSDDLLADFSYTLQQVFNSFNAGMIQNIEQRLTAEPENLFLVNQLGILLAQTGETDRAKEVFENGLAIFPESPQLNNNMGNLYFQERNFIRAAEFYRNSTQLNDQNAEVFVNLARSLLEAGQTDASRDALRQALRLDQNVRSRYDFIFNELF
- a CDS encoding tetratricopeptide repeat protein yields the protein MNHRFLYSLITSALFSLQLMNPCFSEARQTAASTAQPQSEAIGTLVFFQGRVMVFVEDNWRPATVNLPLTANRRIQTGPASQAEIEWRTGDTTVIGSNETHSLETLYAAFQQSSSRQTEGVFNRFRSMFRGQIDDSRQAEGGIRRDRVDLERKPNPGELYWYQDPQINIADAFETYESGDYRRALIELTLFTEQQPRSQHLRQALFMIGHCQIELNNIPQARETFNRIITLFPGEPIAGEAREVLQQL
- a CDS encoding CHASE2 domain-containing protein, encoding MKFYKANFNMQLPAGKPGWKLLSFVIICVLSLLITQAFSWVNQNLTRSPLTAIDLAIDDLALQIRTLTYQDKRVSPNDFVIIDIDDFSISQLGRVQLWPRKFDAQVIRNISSGKPRVILLDALYTETDALPEAYVGLLTERGFEQANSIVAAMSTDVYLTEAIREAGNVILGMFDTSADFLEGDSFNAELATQLLPRIYGSRQFSGGYYQRSVPVLPATDFAHNAKAMGLLKVNPDPDGTVRLYTLLQQSPFLDGETTASQVRLLPSFILPAALSYLGLTDADVEAQHGLIRLGNVMRIPVNQRAEFSLNWLGSGEGFRYISFYNVWSGQVPLSFFEDKIVFVGSSAAGLEDLKNTPVNQVMPGVEVHATALYNLLNESWLVRLDDSHQLWLKGLLVFFCSALFLLIPQWQALIAVLILISLQFFGYVLLIVPELKVLFPLSGVVILTISSFTLSLVYRNATEGREKRQLKLAFSSYVSPQIVEELIETGRDPQLGGSEREISAFFSDIESFSRISEKLNAPQLVELMNEYLDAMTSIITEERGTLDKYIGDAIVAFFGAPITVEDHALRSCVSACRIMEAETALREKWTETKADWPQEIFRLKSRVGINSGLAVTGNMGSSKRFNYTMMGDTVNLAARCESAAKQYGIQAIVTESTRDQALKAGADCSFRKLDRVTVVGRTKAVELYELVGFRDKLSDQQQRCIAAYENGFEAYLKQEWTTATAYFTEALSLETNTAHNPSAVMISRCEALRVQPPDDGWNGVFNLKSK